A segment of the Novipirellula galeiformis genome:
GAGTTCTTCTCATCGCCAGTTCCGTGCGGGAACATCGGGCCTTCAAACTTCACTAACGTCGTTGTCTTCCTGCGAAACGCTGAAAACATCCGGCAGCGGCAAGCCTTTGTCTTTGGCGTCCTGGTGCGATTTGCGAATAATCTCCCGTAACAGCTTCAAAAACTCTTGCCGCATCTCCGGATTCGACATCGCCAATTCAGCGGTGTTAACCGTCGGAGCGCCCGGTCCACGGACGACAAACCAATCGGGATGCTGGGCGTAATACTTGGCGGGCGAGAGGATTTTGAAAAATGTGTGAACATGATATGGAGGACCGTAGTCACGGCCGCCGCCATACTCTGCGCCGATGGGCCAATCGCCATCACGATTCAATCGATTGCGAATCGCAAAGCGGCCATTGTCATTGCCGTAAGTCGCGTAGATATCGCGGTAGGCGAAAGCCGGTTTGCCACTCACATCCATCGCCCGCACCGAGAGTGAGCCCCGCTTCGGCACGGTTTCGGCCCACGGACTCCACCAACGCACGCCAGCCACATCTTCCA
Coding sequences within it:
- a CDS encoding DUF4838 domain-containing protein, which translates into the protein MIQKQRFSLPAIARFVFAPILALATLSIGSAQPVAFTFNAESNVSIILPQNATLPEQTAARELSDYLTKITGGDFAVQNEPATATSTAIYVGDTAFAKSVGVVGSTVASEAWRMKTQDDNLILVGGGTRGTLYATYRFLEDVAGVRWWSPWAETVPKRGSLSVRAMDVSGKPAFAYRDIYATYGNDNGRFAIRNRLNRDGDWPIGAEYGGGRDYGPPYHVHTFFKILSPAKYYAQHPDWFVVRGPGAPTVNTAELAMSNPEMRQEFLKLLREIIRKSHQDAKDKGLPLPDVFSVSQEDNDVSEV